A genomic region of Micromonospora sp. NBC_01796 contains the following coding sequences:
- the secE gene encoding preprotein translocase subunit SecE: MAESNRRGEDAADDDRLDDETIDDAIDDDADEGEEPVSRGGTATRSRTKAESADSRPKAKSETQRVGFFGRIARFFREVVAELRKVIWPTRKELLTYTAVVVVFVAVMLTVVAGLDYGFAQGVLWVFGNPS; the protein is encoded by the coding sequence GTGGCCGAGAGCAACCGGCGCGGCGAGGACGCCGCGGACGACGACCGTCTTGACGACGAGACGATCGACGACGCTATCGACGATGACGCCGACGAGGGCGAGGAGCCGGTCTCGCGCGGTGGCACCGCCACCCGTTCCCGGACCAAGGCAGAGTCGGCGGACAGCCGGCCGAAGGCCAAGTCGGAAACCCAGCGGGTGGGATTTTTCGGCCGGATCGCCCGGTTCTTCCGCGAGGTCGTGGCCGAACTGCGTAAGGTCATCTGGCCAACCCGGAAGGAACTGCTGACCTACACCGCCGTGGTGGTCGTCTTCGTCGCGGTGATGTTGACGGTCGTGGCCGGGCTGGACTACGGGTTCGCCCAGGGCGTGTTGTGGGTCTTCGGTAACCCCAGCTGA